In Sander lucioperca isolate FBNREF2018 chromosome 12, SLUC_FBN_1.2, whole genome shotgun sequence, one DNA window encodes the following:
- the LOC116062083 gene encoding uncharacterized protein LOC116062083 isoform X1: MDAVDPTYQNLLLLGAIAAASAFVVTILIVLVCVGCQRKSKSKHPPAGEKGTSVNMQGTLRHPKLNSMSKSDTRLHEINRFPCNGNSVSKSRPASMDLLLLHSRRSQTDLRPSHGRQLPQIPTSPQGSGQGGEVETGGDGVGGAGVGGGGGGGGGGETRDHTYTEVGIRNNPTPTHCLDDGLYESVGVREGDAGPKVPSAPPSTSNNTPATVRAAQSPPAPANGARNGNGHVNGGRGNGRGNGTINGPMTGRGNCASGVNRSPLSSVNSLAVQDPTAAEYASIRKFRKVDKTNRKENNGGDSQSDSQSSVSDSPSTAPPPLHRSQEFLRKGLEPFHLHSFPKEAVFMGNGEQYIWKPPEEDDIITLHPPPLRAESVQGHPSPPTAKEIADTYSIVCKTQKKKPPMENNGSKTLPRSFGGGSRGRGRGVQGQARSQEEPCYEPVGDRSWPTCAMTESDPAYATINTHRKREQAATNNSTAGGSATLKRKKQMPQQQAAPAAPQSSGPTALPTRGLPGGENFYETISDVKQGGNSSSTTTIFTFNDGMEMYVTGL; the protein is encoded by the exons ATGGATGCCGTGGACCCGACCTACCAAAACTTGCTGCTCCTGGGAGCCATTGCAGCAGCATCCGCTTTTGTGGTCACCATCCTTATTGTCCTTGTCTGTGTTGGTTGCCAAAG AAAAAGCAAGAGCAAGCACCCCCCAGCCGGAGAGAAAGGGACATCTGTAAATATG CAGGGTACCCTTCGACACCCAAAACTAAACTCCATGAGCAAATCTGACACCAGGCTGCATGAGATCAATCGCTTTCCCTGCAATGGAAACT CTGTTAGCAAGAGCCGTCCAGCCAGTATGGACCTCCTGCTCCTCCACAGCCGGCGCTCCCAGACAGACCTGAGGCCCTCCCATGGGCGCCAGCTTCCACAGATCCCCACCAGTCCCCAGGGATCTGGCCAGGGGGGAGAAGTGGAGACAGGAGGGGATGGGGTAGGAGGAGCAGGAGtaggggggggaggaggaggaggaggagggggggagacTAGAGACCACACCTACACCGAGGTGGGCATACGGAACaaccccacccccacccactGCCTGGATGACGGCCTTTATGAAAGCGTAGGTGTGCGGGAAGGTGACGCGGGGCCCAAGGTACCCTCGGCCCCGCCATCAACATCAAATAACACTCCAGCTACAGTCAGAGCTGCCCAAAGTCCCCCAGCTCCAGCCAACGGAGCTCGCAATGGGAACGGGCATGTGAat GGTGGCAGAGGGAACGGCAGAGGTAATGGCACCATTAACGGGCCGATGACAGGAAGAGGTAATTGTGCGAGTGGGGTCAACAGGTCACCTCTGTCTTCTGTCAACTCCTTGGCCGTTCAAGATCCAACTGCAGCTGAGTATGCTTCCATACGGAAGTTCAGAAAG GTCGACAAGACAAACAGGAAGGAAAATAATGGGGGCGACAGCCAGTCAGACAGTCAATCGAGTGTGAGTGATTCACCCTCTACAGCTCCTCCTCCACTACATCGCAGTCAGGAGTTTCTGCGCAAAGGACTGGAGCCGTTTCACCTGCACTCCTTCCCAAAG GAGGCAGTGTTCATGGGCAATGGGGAGCAGTACATCTGGAAGCCTCCAGAGGAAGATGACATCATCACCTTGCACCCACCTCCACTCCGTGCAGAGAGCGTACAGGGGCACCCATCGCCCCCAACTGCAAAGGAg aTTGCAGACACCTACTCCATTGTGTGTAAAACCCAGAAGAAGAAACCTCCCATGGAAAACAACGGATCAAAGACCCTCCCACGCTCCTTTGGTGGAGGTTCCCGGGGCAGAGGTCGAGGAGTTCAGGGCCAGGCACGTTCCCAGGAGGAGCCATGCTATGAGCCGGTAGGAGACAGGTCCTGGCCCACATGTGCAATGACAGAGTCTGACCCTGCGTACGCTACCATCAACACCCACCGGAAACGGGAGCAGGCGGCAACCAATAACAGCACAGCTGGGGGTTCTGCCACTCTGAAGAGAAAGAAGCAGATGCcgcagcagcaggcagcaccAGCGGCACCTCAGAGCTCAGGACCCACCGCCCTGCCTACTAGAGGACTGCCTGGTGGGGAAAACTTCTATGAGACCATCAGCGATGTGAAACAAGGGGGCAACAGCTCCAGCACCACTACCATCTTCACCTTCAATGATGGGATGGAGATGTACGTCACCGGCCTGTAG
- the LOC116062083 gene encoding uncharacterized protein LOC116062083 isoform X4, with protein MSKSDTRLHEINRFPCNGNSVSKSRPASMDLLLLHSRRSQTDLRPSHGRQLPQIPTSPQGSGQGGEVETGGDGVGGAGVGGGGGGGGGGETRDHTYTEVGIRNNPTPTHCLDDGLYESVGVREGDAGPKVPSAPPSTSNNTPATVRAAQSPPAPANGARNGNGHVNGGRGNGRGNGTINGPMTGRGNCASGVNRSPLSSVNSLAVQDPTAAEYASIRKFRKVDKTNRKENNGGDSQSDSQSSVSDSPSTAPPPLHRSQEFLRKGLEPFHLHSFPKEAVFMGNGEQYIWKPPEEDDIITLHPPPLRAESVQGHPSPPTAKEIADTYSIVCKTQKKKPPMENNGSKTLPRSFGGGSRGRGRGVQGQARSQEEPCYEPVGDRSWPTCAMTESDPAYATINTHRKREQAATNNSTAGGSATLKRKKQMPQQQAAPAAPQSSGPTALPTRGLPGGENFYETISDVKQGGNSSSTTTIFTFNDGMEMYVTGL; from the exons ATGAGCAAATCTGACACCAGGCTGCATGAGATCAATCGCTTTCCCTGCAATGGAAACT CTGTTAGCAAGAGCCGTCCAGCCAGTATGGACCTCCTGCTCCTCCACAGCCGGCGCTCCCAGACAGACCTGAGGCCCTCCCATGGGCGCCAGCTTCCACAGATCCCCACCAGTCCCCAGGGATCTGGCCAGGGGGGAGAAGTGGAGACAGGAGGGGATGGGGTAGGAGGAGCAGGAGtaggggggggaggaggaggaggaggagggggggagacTAGAGACCACACCTACACCGAGGTGGGCATACGGAACaaccccacccccacccactGCCTGGATGACGGCCTTTATGAAAGCGTAGGTGTGCGGGAAGGTGACGCGGGGCCCAAGGTACCCTCGGCCCCGCCATCAACATCAAATAACACTCCAGCTACAGTCAGAGCTGCCCAAAGTCCCCCAGCTCCAGCCAACGGAGCTCGCAATGGGAACGGGCATGTGAat GGTGGCAGAGGGAACGGCAGAGGTAATGGCACCATTAACGGGCCGATGACAGGAAGAGGTAATTGTGCGAGTGGGGTCAACAGGTCACCTCTGTCTTCTGTCAACTCCTTGGCCGTTCAAGATCCAACTGCAGCTGAGTATGCTTCCATACGGAAGTTCAGAAAG GTCGACAAGACAAACAGGAAGGAAAATAATGGGGGCGACAGCCAGTCAGACAGTCAATCGAGTGTGAGTGATTCACCCTCTACAGCTCCTCCTCCACTACATCGCAGTCAGGAGTTTCTGCGCAAAGGACTGGAGCCGTTTCACCTGCACTCCTTCCCAAAG GAGGCAGTGTTCATGGGCAATGGGGAGCAGTACATCTGGAAGCCTCCAGAGGAAGATGACATCATCACCTTGCACCCACCTCCACTCCGTGCAGAGAGCGTACAGGGGCACCCATCGCCCCCAACTGCAAAGGAg aTTGCAGACACCTACTCCATTGTGTGTAAAACCCAGAAGAAGAAACCTCCCATGGAAAACAACGGATCAAAGACCCTCCCACGCTCCTTTGGTGGAGGTTCCCGGGGCAGAGGTCGAGGAGTTCAGGGCCAGGCACGTTCCCAGGAGGAGCCATGCTATGAGCCGGTAGGAGACAGGTCCTGGCCCACATGTGCAATGACAGAGTCTGACCCTGCGTACGCTACCATCAACACCCACCGGAAACGGGAGCAGGCGGCAACCAATAACAGCACAGCTGGGGGTTCTGCCACTCTGAAGAGAAAGAAGCAGATGCcgcagcagcaggcagcaccAGCGGCACCTCAGAGCTCAGGACCCACCGCCCTGCCTACTAGAGGACTGCCTGGTGGGGAAAACTTCTATGAGACCATCAGCGATGTGAAACAAGGGGGCAACAGCTCCAGCACCACTACCATCTTCACCTTCAATGATGGGATGGAGATGTACGTCACCGGCCTGTAG
- the LOC116062083 gene encoding eukaryotic translation initiation factor 4B1 isoform X3, translated as MDAVDPTYQNLLLLGAIAAASAFVVTILIVLVCVGCQRKSKSKHPPAGEKGTSVNMQGTLRHPKLNSMSKSDTRLHEINRFPCNGNSVSKSRPASMDLLLLHSRRSQTDLRPSHGRQLPQIPTSPQGSGQGGEVETGGDGVGGAGVGGGGGGGGGGETRDHTYTEVGIRNNPTPTHCLDDGLYESVGVREGDAGPKVPSAPPSTSNNTPATVRAAQSPPAPANGARNGNGHVNGGRGNGRGNGTINGPMTGRGNCASGVNRSPLSSVNSLAVQDPTAAEYASIRKFRKVDKTNRKENNGGDSQSDSQSSVSDSPSTAPPPLHRSQEFLRKGLEPFHLHSFPKIADTYSIVCKTQKKKPPMENNGSKTLPRSFGGGSRGRGRGVQGQARSQEEPCYEPVGDRSWPTCAMTESDPAYATINTHRKREQAATNNSTAGGSATLKRKKQMPQQQAAPAAPQSSGPTALPTRGLPGGENFYETISDVKQGGNSSSTTTIFTFNDGMEMYVTGL; from the exons ATGGATGCCGTGGACCCGACCTACCAAAACTTGCTGCTCCTGGGAGCCATTGCAGCAGCATCCGCTTTTGTGGTCACCATCCTTATTGTCCTTGTCTGTGTTGGTTGCCAAAG AAAAAGCAAGAGCAAGCACCCCCCAGCCGGAGAGAAAGGGACATCTGTAAATATG CAGGGTACCCTTCGACACCCAAAACTAAACTCCATGAGCAAATCTGACACCAGGCTGCATGAGATCAATCGCTTTCCCTGCAATGGAAACT CTGTTAGCAAGAGCCGTCCAGCCAGTATGGACCTCCTGCTCCTCCACAGCCGGCGCTCCCAGACAGACCTGAGGCCCTCCCATGGGCGCCAGCTTCCACAGATCCCCACCAGTCCCCAGGGATCTGGCCAGGGGGGAGAAGTGGAGACAGGAGGGGATGGGGTAGGAGGAGCAGGAGtaggggggggaggaggaggaggaggagggggggagacTAGAGACCACACCTACACCGAGGTGGGCATACGGAACaaccccacccccacccactGCCTGGATGACGGCCTTTATGAAAGCGTAGGTGTGCGGGAAGGTGACGCGGGGCCCAAGGTACCCTCGGCCCCGCCATCAACATCAAATAACACTCCAGCTACAGTCAGAGCTGCCCAAAGTCCCCCAGCTCCAGCCAACGGAGCTCGCAATGGGAACGGGCATGTGAat GGTGGCAGAGGGAACGGCAGAGGTAATGGCACCATTAACGGGCCGATGACAGGAAGAGGTAATTGTGCGAGTGGGGTCAACAGGTCACCTCTGTCTTCTGTCAACTCCTTGGCCGTTCAAGATCCAACTGCAGCTGAGTATGCTTCCATACGGAAGTTCAGAAAG GTCGACAAGACAAACAGGAAGGAAAATAATGGGGGCGACAGCCAGTCAGACAGTCAATCGAGTGTGAGTGATTCACCCTCTACAGCTCCTCCTCCACTACATCGCAGTCAGGAGTTTCTGCGCAAAGGACTGGAGCCGTTTCACCTGCACTCCTTCCCAAAG aTTGCAGACACCTACTCCATTGTGTGTAAAACCCAGAAGAAGAAACCTCCCATGGAAAACAACGGATCAAAGACCCTCCCACGCTCCTTTGGTGGAGGTTCCCGGGGCAGAGGTCGAGGAGTTCAGGGCCAGGCACGTTCCCAGGAGGAGCCATGCTATGAGCCGGTAGGAGACAGGTCCTGGCCCACATGTGCAATGACAGAGTCTGACCCTGCGTACGCTACCATCAACACCCACCGGAAACGGGAGCAGGCGGCAACCAATAACAGCACAGCTGGGGGTTCTGCCACTCTGAAGAGAAAGAAGCAGATGCcgcagcagcaggcagcaccAGCGGCACCTCAGAGCTCAGGACCCACCGCCCTGCCTACTAGAGGACTGCCTGGTGGGGAAAACTTCTATGAGACCATCAGCGATGTGAAACAAGGGGGCAACAGCTCCAGCACCACTACCATCTTCACCTTCAATGATGGGATGGAGATGTACGTCACCGGCCTGTAG
- the LOC116062083 gene encoding uncharacterized protein LOC116062083 isoform X2 yields MDAVDPTYQNLLLLGAIAAASAFVVTILIVLVCVGCQRKSKSKHPPAGEKGTSVNMGTLRHPKLNSMSKSDTRLHEINRFPCNGNSVSKSRPASMDLLLLHSRRSQTDLRPSHGRQLPQIPTSPQGSGQGGEVETGGDGVGGAGVGGGGGGGGGGETRDHTYTEVGIRNNPTPTHCLDDGLYESVGVREGDAGPKVPSAPPSTSNNTPATVRAAQSPPAPANGARNGNGHVNGGRGNGRGNGTINGPMTGRGNCASGVNRSPLSSVNSLAVQDPTAAEYASIRKFRKVDKTNRKENNGGDSQSDSQSSVSDSPSTAPPPLHRSQEFLRKGLEPFHLHSFPKEAVFMGNGEQYIWKPPEEDDIITLHPPPLRAESVQGHPSPPTAKEIADTYSIVCKTQKKKPPMENNGSKTLPRSFGGGSRGRGRGVQGQARSQEEPCYEPVGDRSWPTCAMTESDPAYATINTHRKREQAATNNSTAGGSATLKRKKQMPQQQAAPAAPQSSGPTALPTRGLPGGENFYETISDVKQGGNSSSTTTIFTFNDGMEMYVTGL; encoded by the exons ATGGATGCCGTGGACCCGACCTACCAAAACTTGCTGCTCCTGGGAGCCATTGCAGCAGCATCCGCTTTTGTGGTCACCATCCTTATTGTCCTTGTCTGTGTTGGTTGCCAAAG AAAAAGCAAGAGCAAGCACCCCCCAGCCGGAGAGAAAGGGACATCTGTAAATATG GGTACCCTTCGACACCCAAAACTAAACTCCATGAGCAAATCTGACACCAGGCTGCATGAGATCAATCGCTTTCCCTGCAATGGAAACT CTGTTAGCAAGAGCCGTCCAGCCAGTATGGACCTCCTGCTCCTCCACAGCCGGCGCTCCCAGACAGACCTGAGGCCCTCCCATGGGCGCCAGCTTCCACAGATCCCCACCAGTCCCCAGGGATCTGGCCAGGGGGGAGAAGTGGAGACAGGAGGGGATGGGGTAGGAGGAGCAGGAGtaggggggggaggaggaggaggaggagggggggagacTAGAGACCACACCTACACCGAGGTGGGCATACGGAACaaccccacccccacccactGCCTGGATGACGGCCTTTATGAAAGCGTAGGTGTGCGGGAAGGTGACGCGGGGCCCAAGGTACCCTCGGCCCCGCCATCAACATCAAATAACACTCCAGCTACAGTCAGAGCTGCCCAAAGTCCCCCAGCTCCAGCCAACGGAGCTCGCAATGGGAACGGGCATGTGAat GGTGGCAGAGGGAACGGCAGAGGTAATGGCACCATTAACGGGCCGATGACAGGAAGAGGTAATTGTGCGAGTGGGGTCAACAGGTCACCTCTGTCTTCTGTCAACTCCTTGGCCGTTCAAGATCCAACTGCAGCTGAGTATGCTTCCATACGGAAGTTCAGAAAG GTCGACAAGACAAACAGGAAGGAAAATAATGGGGGCGACAGCCAGTCAGACAGTCAATCGAGTGTGAGTGATTCACCCTCTACAGCTCCTCCTCCACTACATCGCAGTCAGGAGTTTCTGCGCAAAGGACTGGAGCCGTTTCACCTGCACTCCTTCCCAAAG GAGGCAGTGTTCATGGGCAATGGGGAGCAGTACATCTGGAAGCCTCCAGAGGAAGATGACATCATCACCTTGCACCCACCTCCACTCCGTGCAGAGAGCGTACAGGGGCACCCATCGCCCCCAACTGCAAAGGAg aTTGCAGACACCTACTCCATTGTGTGTAAAACCCAGAAGAAGAAACCTCCCATGGAAAACAACGGATCAAAGACCCTCCCACGCTCCTTTGGTGGAGGTTCCCGGGGCAGAGGTCGAGGAGTTCAGGGCCAGGCACGTTCCCAGGAGGAGCCATGCTATGAGCCGGTAGGAGACAGGTCCTGGCCCACATGTGCAATGACAGAGTCTGACCCTGCGTACGCTACCATCAACACCCACCGGAAACGGGAGCAGGCGGCAACCAATAACAGCACAGCTGGGGGTTCTGCCACTCTGAAGAGAAAGAAGCAGATGCcgcagcagcaggcagcaccAGCGGCACCTCAGAGCTCAGGACCCACCGCCCTGCCTACTAGAGGACTGCCTGGTGGGGAAAACTTCTATGAGACCATCAGCGATGTGAAACAAGGGGGCAACAGCTCCAGCACCACTACCATCTTCACCTTCAATGATGGGATGGAGATGTACGTCACCGGCCTGTAG